AAGTTATAATTTAAGTTCGCCATACTCCAAGCTCTATGATATTCATCCGGTTGTCAATTGTATATAAATCAATGCCATCGGTCAAGAGAGGAGATGGATTGCCTTCGCCAAAAGGGAGGAGAGGCTCGAGGAGTTTTATTCGGGATTTATCAAGAGTGATTTCCGGGACCAGGTGGGTTTTTTCTGTGTTGGATTCGGGTATTGCCCTTGTGGCATATTCTATGAATCTATCAAGATTATCTTCGTGCATTGAGAAGCCGCTTGCCCTTTTATGTCCGCCGTAGTCGATAAACAGACTTCGGGCGTTATTTAAAAAATCAAAAAGGTTGATATCATGGGATCGTAATTCTGCAAAGCATTTTTTGTCCTTGGCGATTATCCCAATGGCAGTTCTGTGGAAATGGTCACGCAGTTTGGAAACGACTGCACCCAGGTTGTTCATCTTGAATTGTTCGGGTGCTAAGGCGTTGCCGGGGATTACGGCGATGACGACATTTGGATATACCTTGGCAACATCCAAAGCCATGCTAAAAAGATACTCAATATTTTCCCGGCGCTGGATTTCCACTTTTTTTAATTCTTCAACGACTCCTTTAAAATCAGAGTTGAGAAAAAAATCAACCCCCAACCTGGAATCCTTTAAAGCCGCAGCTTGTAACAAGGGAATGATCTCGTTGAATATCTGAGGAATAGTTATCGGATATCGGTCAAGGAAATATCTTGTCCATGGTTTATTTACTTCATTGAACATTTTTAATCCTTCATAACAAAGGACGCGGTTTTCATTGAGAGGCATTACTCGGTCAGCGAGTGTCCCGATCATTGCAATCACCACCAACTCTTTTTTAAGTCTTAAAAATTCGTCATCGGTTACACCTAAAGCAGCACGATAGAGAAACTGACTCAATTTCAATGTAACACCTGCCCCAGCGAGTTCACGGAATGGGTAATTTGAATCACGCCGTTTGGGATCAATCGCGGGAACAGGAAAATCATTCAATTCGGTCTCATGATGGTCGCAGATGATTAAATCCAAACCCAATTCTTGAGCGACAAAAAAATTCCGAGGATTGCTGATGCCGAAATCAACGGTGATCAACACTTTTACACCTTTTGCCTGGTATTCTTTCAGGACTTCGGGATTTAAAAGATAGCCATCTTTCTCCCGGTTAATAGGATAAATGAATATTTCCGGCCGATCCCTGCGTCGGATCTCACAGAGGGTTTGATGAAGGATAACGGCTGAGGTATAGCCGTCAGGATCATCATGAGCATAGATGAGGATATTTTTTTCTTTTTTTATTGCCTCCAAGATATTATTAACACCCCTGGTTATATCGGGTAATTCCGCCGGGTTTTTTAGCTGGGACCGGTTAGGAAAAAGAAAATCTCTGGCAATCTCATAATCAGGGAACCTTTTGCTGATGAGCAGTGCCAGTTCTATCGGGATATTAAATTCCACACTATATTTGTGTGCGAGAAAATCATCCATTATTTTCTGCAAACCGGGACCTGATATAATTGATTATATCATCACGCTGGGCCGGCAACAAAAGGAATACACCGCGGAAATTATTCAAAAAGGTTTTATGTTTAAAGGGACTGAGGAGGATTCCGTTTTTACCCAGATAATATTTTTTAAACTCGCGGAGTTTTCGCTTCTGGAAGGTAAAGGGTGTTTTAATAATCAATTCGTCTTCAGTAATCTCATAGGTGGTGGGGAAATAGTATGATGATAAAGAGGCAAAAAGGAATAAAAATCCCAGGCCCGCCCAATAAAGGTTATAAAAAACAGCGATTAAAAACAAAAAGATTACGACAAAAAGAATGCTTATAACCGTTTTAGGTATATTTTCTTTTGCCGGGTGGACCTGCCATTTCATATTCATATAAAGAATGGGCCCGGTAGGACTTGAACCCACGACCCGCTGATTATGAGTCAGCTGCTCTGACCAACTGAGCTACGGGCCCCTTACTTCAGTCTAGATTCTAACCACGCCAATTATAATATGAAACTTTAAGCGTGTCAATAGTTCGATTTGATCCGCTGTCCTTTCA
The nucleotide sequence above comes from candidate division WOR-3 bacterium. Encoded proteins:
- a CDS encoding DHH family phosphoesterase, yielding MDDFLAHKYSVEFNIPIELALLISKRFPDYEIARDFLFPNRSQLKNPAELPDITRGVNNILEAIKKEKNILIYAHDDPDGYTSAVILHQTLCEIRRRDRPEIFIYPINREKDGYLLNPEVLKEYQAKGVKVLITVDFGISNPRNFFVAQELGLDLIICDHHETELNDFPVPAIDPKRRDSNYPFRELAGAGVTLKLSQFLYRAALGVTDDEFLRLKKELVVIAMIGTLADRVMPLNENRVLCYEGLKMFNEVNKPWTRYFLDRYPITIPQIFNEIIPLLQAAALKDSRLGVDFFLNSDFKGVVEELKKVEIQRRENIEYLFSMALDVAKVYPNVVIAVIPGNALAPEQFKMNNLGAVVSKLRDHFHRTAIGIIAKDKKCFAELRSHDINLFDFLNNARSLFIDYGGHKRASGFSMHEDNLDRFIEYATRAIPESNTEKTHLVPEITLDKSRIKLLEPLLPFGEGNPSPLLTDGIDLYTIDNRMNIIELGVWRT